In Mariluticola halotolerans, one DNA window encodes the following:
- a CDS encoding HIT family protein translates to MMDAYDPDNIFGKILRGEIPCHRVYEDDDVLAFMDVMPQSSGHTLVVPRTGSRNLLDAHPAVLATTIERVQDIAKAVKKAMNADGIRIAQFNEAVAGQTVFHLHFHIIPMYEGVTLKPHSGDMADNDVLADQAKQIAAAL, encoded by the coding sequence ATGATGGACGCTTATGATCCCGATAATATTTTTGGCAAGATTCTCCGTGGCGAGATTCCCTGCCACCGCGTCTATGAAGACGATGACGTGCTCGCCTTCATGGATGTGATGCCGCAGTCCAGCGGCCACACGCTGGTGGTGCCAAGAACAGGGTCACGTAATCTTCTGGATGCGCACCCTGCTGTTCTGGCGACGACCATAGAGCGGGTACAAGACATCGCAAAGGCTGTAAAAAAGGCGATGAATGCTGATGGCATTCGCATCGCCCAGTTCAATGAAGCGGTGGCGGGGCAGACGGTATTCCACCTGCACTTTCATATTATTCCGATGTATGAGGGTGTCACATTGAAACCGCATAGCGGAGACATGGCCGATAATGACGTTCTGGCGGATCAGGCCAAACAGATCGCTGCGGCGCTTTAG
- a CDS encoding D-alanyl-D-alanine carboxypeptidase, producing the protein MITPEPVYGLRDFAHRLVVIFLLAMMALAVLPSPADAANRRVYAGIVVDAKSGKTLYASAADAVRYPASVTKVMTLYVLFQELEAGNLKLSSKLKVSKHAAAAVPTKLGLRAGSTISVEDAILALVTLSANDIARTIAENISGTESKFAERMTKTAKALGMSRTTYRNASGLPDSGQVTTARDQARLGIAVYQHFPKYYEYFQTRSFRYGKRTYGNHNNLLGQNGVDGIKTGYINAAGYNLLTAARKNDRHIVVVGFGFNTGAARNAKVASLVKTYLPKARRGSYVAQAKIAKPSPGSSIIRFAAVPVTPMPRPAGRDIVLPAALPAPIAVAMLDPGQAAPAPEPRPIELIPANALGATQLLASNDPNAPVPLPKPNTIAGAWISQTLHLEPTPGSNSGLIPPAAIGSTQAAPAAIDLLTSGSVTEPAVQNAWVVQIGASASESGAQSLLTEAVSEVDNLADFRSFVETTQKNGQTFYRARFAGFGDREQARTICEKLKQKNMSCLAMQS; encoded by the coding sequence GTGATCACCCCAGAACCTGTGTACGGGCTGCGCGATTTCGCGCACCGTTTAGTTGTCATTTTCCTTCTGGCCATGATGGCGCTGGCGGTTTTGCCGTCGCCTGCGGATGCAGCAAACCGGCGTGTGTACGCTGGCATTGTTGTGGACGCCAAATCCGGCAAGACGCTTTATGCCAGCGCGGCCGATGCGGTGCGCTATCCGGCATCGGTGACCAAGGTCATGACGCTTTATGTTCTGTTTCAGGAACTTGAAGCGGGCAATCTGAAACTCTCGTCAAAACTCAAGGTGTCCAAACATGCCGCCGCTGCAGTGCCAACCAAGCTGGGCTTGCGCGCCGGCTCCACCATCTCGGTTGAAGATGCCATCCTCGCGCTGGTAACCCTCTCGGCAAATGACATTGCCCGGACCATTGCCGAAAATATTTCGGGCACGGAAAGCAAGTTCGCCGAGCGGATGACCAAAACCGCCAAGGCGCTTGGCATGAGCCGCACCACCTATCGCAATGCGTCAGGCTTGCCGGATTCAGGTCAGGTCACCACGGCACGCGACCAGGCACGGCTTGGTATCGCCGTTTATCAGCATTTCCCCAAATACTACGAGTATTTCCAGACGCGCAGCTTCAGATACGGCAAGCGCACCTATGGCAATCACAACAATCTGCTCGGCCAAAACGGTGTCGACGGCATCAAGACCGGCTACATCAATGCGGCTGGCTACAATCTTCTCACCGCAGCGCGCAAGAACGACCGGCACATCGTGGTCGTGGGCTTTGGTTTTAATACTGGCGCGGCCCGCAACGCCAAAGTCGCCTCGCTCGTCAAAACATACCTGCCCAAGGCACGCCGCGGCTCCTATGTGGCGCAGGCCAAAATTGCCAAGCCTTCCCCCGGCAGCTCCATCATCCGCTTTGCAGCGGTGCCGGTGACGCCGATGCCCCGCCCCGCGGGTCGCGACATTGTTCTGCCGGCGGCCCTCCCAGCCCCGATTGCCGTGGCAATGCTTGATCCCGGCCAGGCAGCTCCCGCACCGGAACCGCGTCCGATTGAACTGATACCGGCCAATGCGCTGGGTGCAACACAATTGCTTGCCAGTAATGATCCGAACGCGCCCGTGCCGCTGCCCAAACCGAATACGATTGCCGGCGCATGGATCAGTCAGACCCTGCATCTGGAACCGACACCGGGTTCAAACAGCGGCCTGATCCCACCCGCCGCCATTGGCAGCACCCAGGCAGCGCCCGCCGCGATTGACCTTTTGACAAGCGGCAGCGTCACAGAGCCGGCTGTCCAGAATGCGTGGGTGGTGCAAATTGGGGCGTCCGCCAGTGAAAGCGGTGCCCAGTCACTGCTGACAGAAGCTGTTTCCGAAGTCGATAATCTTGCTGACTTCCGGTCATTCGTTGAGACAACCCAAAAGAATGGCCAGACCTTCTACCGTGCCCGTTTCGCCGGATTTGGCGACCGTGAGCAGGCCCGGACTATCTGCGAAAAACTGAAGCAAAAAAACATGAGCTGTCTTGCGATGCAGAGTTAA
- the clpS gene encoding ATP-dependent Clp protease adapter ClpS: MPELNLYRDTNRTEDPVEPLRRHVPATNAGKDDKNVDQGDDGTGFETGTATKTRPKTKRPSMYRVLLLNDDYTPMEFVVMILQEVFNRSSEDSWQIMMHVHKQGVGECGVYPYEVAETKVTRVMDAARKNQHPLQCVMEKK, translated from the coding sequence ATGCCTGAACTGAATTTGTATCGCGACACGAACCGGACAGAAGACCCGGTCGAACCTTTGCGTCGCCATGTGCCGGCCACAAACGCTGGTAAGGATGACAAGAATGTAGATCAGGGCGATGACGGCACTGGCTTTGAAACCGGTACCGCCACCAAAACCAGACCCAAGACCAAACGACCGAGCATGTATCGTGTCCTGCTGCTCAATGACGACTACACCCCGATGGAGTTTGTGGTCATGATTTTACAGGAGGTCTTCAACCGGTCGAGCGAGGACTCTTGGCAAATCATGATGCACGTCCACAAGCAAGGCGTGGGTGAATGCGGTGTCTATCCTTATGAAGTGGCTGAAACCAAGGTCACTCGTGTCATGGACGCCGCCCGCAAGAACCAGCACCCGCTTCAATGCGTGATGGAAAAGAAATAG
- a CDS encoding division plane positioning ATPase MipZ produces MDRASAHVIVLGNEKGGSGKSTTAFHLAIYLLYQGFKVATVDVDSRQQTFTSYIRNRREWSQSKGLRVPHPTHFHLPLTRGDSIRENQKVEFDLFRQAVMEIERDVNFIIIDTPGFDTHLTRLAHSLADTLVTPLNDSLIDLDVMAHVDPVTGEPRELSHYGRLVQRARKERMAIDGRTIDWVLVRNRISMLSSRNMRLVQTGMERTALRLGCRVAEGIAERVIFRSLFPVGMTVFDPLDEDLLGGLPSMSHISARQEYRQLVDALHLPITEHVDDMSGWNPSDETRQERDHEIA; encoded by the coding sequence ATGGACCGGGCAAGTGCACATGTGATCGTGCTGGGTAACGAGAAAGGCGGGTCGGGAAAATCGACTACGGCTTTCCACCTGGCTATCTACCTGCTTTATCAAGGTTTCAAGGTTGCTACTGTCGATGTGGACAGCCGTCAGCAAACCTTCACCAGCTATATCCGTAACCGTCGCGAGTGGTCACAGAGCAAGGGATTGCGCGTGCCGCACCCGACTCATTTCCACCTGCCCCTGACGCGCGGCGATTCCATCCGCGAAAACCAGAAGGTCGAATTCGATCTGTTCCGGCAGGCGGTGATGGAGATTGAGCGTGACGTCAATTTCATCATCATCGACACGCCGGGCTTTGACACCCATCTGACCCGGCTGGCGCATTCGTTGGCAGACACGCTGGTGACCCCGCTCAATGACAGTCTTATCGATCTCGATGTCATGGCGCATGTCGACCCGGTGACAGGCGAGCCGCGTGAACTCAGCCATTATGGCCGTTTGGTACAGCGTGCGCGCAAGGAACGCATGGCGATAGATGGCCGCACGATTGACTGGGTGCTGGTGCGGAACCGCATTTCAATGTTGTCGTCGCGCAATATGCGCCTTGTGCAAACGGGCATGGAGCGCACCGCGTTGCGACTGGGCTGCCGGGTTGCTGAGGGGATTGCCGAACGGGTTATTTTCCGCTCGCTTTTCCCGGTGGGGATGACGGTATTCGATCCGCTGGACGAGGATCTTTTAGGTGGATTGCCATCCATGTCGCATATCAGTGCGCGTCAGGAATATCGGCAATTGGTTGACGCCCTGCATCTGCCAATAACCGAACATGTGGACGATATGTCTGGATGGAACCCCTCGGACGAGACGCGCCAGGAACGGGATCACGAGATCGCCTGA
- a CDS encoding DUF1489 family protein encodes MTNLIKLCVGVTSVDELIEHREYYRSRGLGRADGLNSHRTRMMPKRRDEIVGKGSLYWVMGGAIRCRQLIVDLEATTDAEGRSCCDILLKPEIVNTVPQPKRPFQGWRYLTPADAPADIDPGVDEDGAELAEELARLGLI; translated from the coding sequence ATGACCAATCTGATCAAGCTCTGCGTTGGCGTGACCAGCGTCGATGAACTGATCGAACATCGCGAGTATTACAGATCACGCGGGCTTGGCCGGGCCGACGGGCTGAACAGCCACCGTACGCGCATGATGCCGAAACGGCGCGACGAAATTGTGGGCAAAGGGTCGCTTTACTGGGTCATGGGGGGCGCGATTCGTTGCCGGCAGCTGATTGTCGATCTCGAGGCTACAACCGATGCCGAGGGGCGGTCATGTTGTGATATTCTGTTGAAGCCCGAAATTGTGAATACGGTGCCGCAACCCAAACGGCCCTTTCAGGGGTGGCGATATCTGACACCCGCTGATGCACCCGCGGACATCGATCCCGGGGTCGACGAAGATGGTGCTGAGCTGGCGGAAGAGCTTGCGAGGCTGGGGTTGATTTAG
- a CDS encoding glycerophosphodiester phosphodiesterase family protein: protein MPSVTDILNAPVAHRGLHDLANGVAENSATAFRLAVEHGYPIECDLQLSADGIPMVFHDDVLDRLTELKGPVSALSAAELGQTPLKSSAAGDRILRLDEMLELVDGRVGFAIELKRQVDGRDADLAAVSAAMLRDYAGPVSVISFSPRILRDLRQHGFKGPRGILVERFKNDYVRKTLSPLQRFCLRHLLHYPLTGFEFIDCHQKSLDLPAVRLFKTLGFPVVTWTITSQADADIALENCDQITFEGYIPKSG, encoded by the coding sequence GTGCCATCCGTAACAGATATTCTCAATGCACCCGTAGCCCATCGCGGGTTGCATGATCTGGCCAATGGTGTTGCGGAAAACAGCGCCACCGCTTTTCGTTTGGCGGTGGAGCATGGCTATCCCATTGAATGCGACCTGCAATTGTCGGCGGACGGCATCCCAATGGTGTTTCACGATGACGTTCTGGACCGTCTAACCGAGCTGAAAGGCCCTGTCAGTGCCCTGAGTGCGGCCGAACTGGGCCAGACGCCCCTGAAAAGCAGCGCTGCGGGCGATAGAATTCTGCGTCTTGATGAAATGCTGGAACTAGTCGATGGACGCGTGGGCTTTGCCATTGAACTGAAGCGTCAGGTTGATGGGCGCGATGCCGATCTGGCCGCGGTGAGCGCCGCGATGTTGCGCGATTACGCAGGACCGGTATCGGTGATTTCATTCAGCCCCCGCATTTTGCGCGACCTGCGCCAGCACGGTTTCAAAGGCCCCCGTGGCATTCTTGTTGAACGGTTCAAGAACGACTATGTACGAAAGACGCTGTCTCCCTTGCAGCGCTTCTGTTTACGACACCTGCTGCATTACCCTTTGACCGGGTTCGAGTTTATCGATTGCCATCAAAAGTCGCTGGATCTGCCTGCCGTGCGGCTTTTCAAGACACTGGGTTTCCCTGTCGTCACATGGACGATAACATCACAGGCAGATGCTGACATCGCACTTGAAAACTGCGACCAGATAACATTCGAAGGCTATATCCCCAAAAGTGGCTGA
- the clpA gene encoding ATP-dependent Clp protease ATP-binding subunit ClpA: MPSFSRGLEKALHQAMNLARERAHEFATLEHLLLALTEDRDTISVLTGCDVDIESLKADLEEFIDDELDSLIVPNGQDARPTAAFQRVIQRAVIHVQSSGREEVTGANVLVAIFAERESHAAYFLEQQEMTRLDAVNFISHGITKSGLGETRPVQGAENEAGQGDEGERGNQPSSALQDFCVDLNEKAKAGKIDPLIGRDSELRRTIQVLCRRSKNNPIYVGDAGVGKTAIAEGLARKIVEGDVPEVLRETIIYALDMGSLLAGTRYRGDFEERLKAVMKELEKHDNAVLFIDEIHTVIGAGATSGGALDASNLLKPALASGAIRCIGSTTYKEYRQFFEKDRALVRRFQKIDVAEPTVPDAVEIVKGLKPYFEAYHKITYTDDALKAAVELSARYINDRKLPDKAIDVIDESGASQMLVPEDKRKKVIEVEDIEATIATMARIPPRSVSKSDGELLAGLETNLKRVVFGQDLAIEALSSAIKLARAGLREPEKPIGSYMFTGPTGVGKTEVAKQLADTLGVELLRFDMSEYMERHTVSRLIGAPPGYVGFDQGGLLTDGVDQNPHCVVLLDEIEKAHPDLFNILLQVMDHGKLTDHTGKTVDFRNVILIMTSNVGAMELQKAPIGFGRKREQGDDEEAINRMFTPEFRNRLDAIISFGQLPPEVVRQVVEKFVLQLESQLAERNITITLTPEAADWLARRGYDERMGARPLGRVIQEHVKKPLAEEVLFGQLVDGGTVTVAVVGEGNDAQLELVAVPPTPARPKAVRSAKSGTKTATKAKAKPKTTSRKRPSKTSQEKS, from the coding sequence ATGCCTTCATTCTCCCGCGGACTTGAAAAAGCACTCCACCAGGCCATGAATTTGGCCCGTGAGCGCGCGCATGAATTCGCGACACTCGAACATTTGCTGCTGGCATTGACCGAAGACCGGGACACGATCTCGGTGTTGACCGGTTGTGATGTTGATATTGAATCCCTCAAGGCGGATCTTGAGGAGTTCATCGATGACGAACTCGACAGCCTGATTGTGCCCAATGGGCAGGATGCCCGCCCCACTGCGGCTTTTCAGCGGGTCATTCAGCGTGCCGTGATCCACGTCCAGTCCTCAGGACGGGAAGAAGTCACCGGTGCCAATGTACTTGTTGCCATTTTCGCCGAGCGCGAAAGCCATGCAGCCTATTTCCTTGAACAGCAGGAAATGACACGGCTGGATGCGGTGAATTTCATTTCACATGGCATCACCAAGTCAGGCCTTGGTGAAACGCGCCCCGTTCAGGGTGCCGAGAACGAGGCCGGGCAGGGTGACGAGGGTGAGCGCGGTAACCAGCCGAGCTCTGCCTTGCAGGACTTTTGCGTCGATCTCAATGAAAAGGCCAAGGCCGGCAAGATCGATCCGTTGATCGGACGCGATTCAGAACTGCGCCGCACCATTCAGGTCCTCTGCCGTCGGTCGAAGAACAACCCGATTTACGTTGGCGACGCCGGTGTGGGTAAAACGGCCATTGCTGAAGGGCTTGCCCGCAAGATCGTTGAAGGGGACGTGCCCGAAGTGCTGCGCGAAACCATCATCTACGCGCTCGACATGGGCTCTCTGCTGGCCGGAACCCGTTATCGCGGCGATTTCGAAGAGCGCCTCAAGGCGGTGATGAAAGAGCTGGAAAAGCACGACAATGCTGTGCTGTTCATCGATGAGATTCACACGGTGATCGGCGCTGGTGCCACCTCGGGCGGCGCGCTGGATGCCTCGAACCTGTTGAAGCCGGCTTTGGCTTCCGGGGCGATCCGCTGCATTGGCTCCACCACGTACAAGGAATACCGCCAGTTCTTTGAAAAGGACCGGGCCCTGGTCCGGCGTTTCCAGAAGATTGACGTCGCCGAACCCACTGTGCCGGACGCTGTCGAGATCGTGAAAGGGCTGAAGCCGTATTTTGAGGCCTATCACAAGATCACCTATACCGATGATGCCCTCAAGGCAGCGGTTGAGCTGTCGGCCCGCTATATCAATGATCGCAAACTGCCGGACAAGGCTATCGATGTGATCGACGAGAGCGGGGCCAGCCAGATGCTGGTGCCCGAGGACAAGCGCAAGAAGGTGATCGAAGTCGAAGACATCGAAGCCACCATTGCCACCATGGCCCGCATCCCGCCACGTTCGGTTTCCAAATCCGATGGCGAATTGCTGGCTGGGCTTGAAACCAATCTCAAGCGCGTGGTGTTCGGTCAGGATCTGGCGATTGAAGCCCTGTCATCGGCCATTAAGCTGGCCCGTGCCGGCCTGCGTGAACCGGAAAAGCCTATCGGCTCCTACATGTTCACTGGCCCCACCGGCGTCGGCAAGACCGAAGTCGCCAAGCAGCTCGCCGATACACTCGGTGTGGAACTGCTGCGCTTCGACATGTCCGAATATATGGAGCGGCACACCGTGTCGCGCCTGATCGGTGCGCCCCCGGGCTATGTCGGCTTTGATCAGGGTGGCCTGCTGACCGATGGTGTTGACCAGAACCCGCATTGTGTGGTGCTGCTCGACGAGATCGAAAAGGCTCATCCCGATCTGTTCAACATCCTGTTGCAGGTCATGGATCATGGCAAACTGACCGATCACACCGGCAAGACGGTTGATTTCCGTAATGTCATTCTGATCATGACCTCCAATGTGGGGGCCATGGAACTGCAGAAGGCACCGATCGGCTTTGGCCGCAAGCGCGAGCAGGGGGATGACGAGGAAGCCATCAACCGCATGTTCACGCCCGAGTTCCGCAACCGGCTCGATGCGATTATTTCCTTTGGCCAATTGCCGCCCGAAGTCGTGCGTCAGGTCGTCGAGAAATTCGTGCTGCAGCTGGAATCCCAGCTGGCCGAGCGCAATATCACGATCACGCTGACGCCAGAGGCGGCAGACTGGCTTGCCCGCCGCGGTTATGACGAACGCATGGGTGCCCGCCCACTGGGTCGCGTCATTCAGGAGCACGTCAAGAAGCCGCTGGCCGAGGAAGTCTTGTTCGGCCAATTGGTGGATGGTGGCACCGTGACTGTTGCGGTGGTGGGTGAGGGCAATGATGCCCAGCTTGAGCTGGTGGCCGTGCCACCAACGCCGGCCCGTCCCAAGGCTGTGCGCAGCGCCAAGAGTGGCACAAAGACCGCGACAAAGGCGAAAGCCAAGCCAAAGACGACCTCGCGCAAGCGCCCGTCCAAGACATCGCAGGAAAAAAGCTGA
- a CDS encoding GNAT family N-acetyltransferase, protein MAEPTLTATIHASTESIPEAVWNALVPATDGRPDNPFHEHAFFLALEQSGSATARTGWQPQHIVIAANDEPVGLMPLFLKSHSQGEYVFDHAWADAYMRAGGNYYPKLQSAVPFTPATASKLLVPSNDPAIRRGLLDAAAQLTTRLGASSAHATFVSEVEEEVAESSGWLTRHDTQFHWHNDGFSDFEAFLATLASRKRKLIRRERRDALADGLRTEWVTGGDLTEAHWDAFFDFYMDTGNRKWGQPYLNRQFFSLLSDAMADRIVLMFAYDGTEAIAGALNFAGKDVLYGRNWGCSRHVPFLHFELCYYQAIDYAIAHGLKTVEAGAQGEHKLSRGYAPSVTRSIHWIEHAGLRAAIADYLTREKLAVLQDQEVLMHFAPFRRGNRTDSDD, encoded by the coding sequence GTGGCTGAACCAACACTAACCGCGACCATTCACGCATCCACGGAATCCATTCCCGAGGCTGTATGGAACGCGCTTGTGCCGGCAACCGACGGACGGCCCGACAATCCGTTTCACGAGCACGCCTTCTTTCTTGCGCTGGAACAGTCAGGCAGCGCCACCGCCCGCACGGGCTGGCAACCGCAACATATCGTGATTGCGGCGAATGACGAACCTGTCGGCCTCATGCCGTTGTTCCTCAAATCCCATTCTCAGGGCGAATATGTGTTCGATCATGCCTGGGCTGATGCCTATATGCGTGCGGGCGGCAATTATTATCCGAAACTGCAATCAGCGGTGCCGTTCACCCCGGCGACCGCATCCAAGCTACTGGTGCCATCCAACGATCCTGCCATCAGGCGCGGCTTGCTCGACGCAGCTGCACAGCTGACGACAAGACTGGGCGCATCTTCCGCCCACGCAACCTTTGTCTCAGAGGTCGAGGAAGAAGTAGCCGAATCCAGTGGCTGGCTGACCCGCCACGATACCCAGTTTCACTGGCACAATGACGGGTTCTCCGATTTCGAGGCCTTTCTGGCCACGCTCGCCTCGCGCAAGCGCAAACTGATCCGGCGGGAACGCCGGGATGCGCTCGCCGATGGTTTAAGGACCGAGTGGGTCACTGGCGGCGACCTGACCGAGGCGCATTGGGATGCGTTTTTCGATTTTTACATGGACACAGGCAACCGCAAATGGGGACAGCCCTATCTCAACCGCCAGTTCTTCTCCCTGCTCTCTGACGCAATGGCAGACCGCATCGTGCTCATGTTTGCCTATGACGGCACCGAGGCGATTGCCGGCGCACTTAATTTTGCGGGCAAAGACGTGCTTTATGGCCGCAATTGGGGGTGTTCGCGGCACGTACCCTTCCTGCATTTCGAGCTCTGTTATTATCAGGCCATCGATTACGCTATTGCGCATGGTCTCAAAACCGTCGAGGCCGGGGCTCAGGGCGAACACAAACTGTCCCGTGGCTACGCACCCAGTGTTACCCGCTCGATCCACTGGATCGAGCATGCGGGCCTGAGAGCGGCTATTGCGGATTATCTGACACGGGAAAAACTGGCCGTGCTGCAGGATCAGGAAGTGTTGATGCATTTCGCGCCGTTCCGGCGCGGCAACCGCACCGACAGCGACGATTGA
- a CDS encoding DNA polymerase IV yields the protein MPTRGHLCRDCGTHGDQVPAPKRCHQCGSPRVISHDELFALSIAHVDCDAFYATVEKRDRPELADKPLIIGGGTRGVVSTCCYIARQSGVRSAMPSVTAKRLCPDAVFIKPDMAKYVAVSRQIRALMDEMTPLVQPLSIDEAFLDMTGTAALHKASPAEMLARFAKRVETEIGVTISVGLSHNKFLAKIASDLDKPRGFAIIGKAETLPFLAPKPISMIYGVGKVFTEKLRRDGFLTIGQLQQHPADDLIRRYGEIGARLGRLAQGEDTRQVHSNDPMKTVSSETTFFTDIADFDNLSTKLLALCERLSERLKAKNLVGDTVTLKLKTADFRLRTRSRHLMIPSQLVHTLYDNGVQLLAREIDGTAFRLIGIGVSGLEAATGDDPVDLLEPVIARKSAAERAMDRLRSKFGRDAVIRGKLYRGPGDDVPDINEEKKDSS from the coding sequence ATGCCGACGCGCGGGCACCTTTGTCGCGATTGCGGAACGCACGGAGACCAGGTGCCGGCGCCAAAACGCTGCCACCAGTGCGGATCGCCGCGCGTGATCAGCCATGATGAGCTTTTTGCACTAAGCATCGCGCATGTGGACTGTGACGCATTTTACGCGACAGTCGAGAAACGTGACCGGCCAGAACTTGCGGACAAACCACTGATAATTGGTGGCGGCACCCGCGGTGTCGTTTCCACCTGCTGCTATATCGCCCGGCAAAGCGGGGTCCGCTCGGCCATGCCCTCGGTCACGGCGAAACGCCTCTGCCCGGATGCGGTATTCATCAAACCCGACATGGCCAAATATGTTGCTGTCAGCCGGCAGATCAGAGCGTTGATGGACGAAATGACCCCTCTGGTTCAGCCCCTCTCAATCGACGAAGCTTTTCTCGACATGACCGGCACGGCCGCCCTGCACAAGGCATCGCCTGCGGAAATGCTGGCCCGGTTTGCAAAACGCGTTGAAACGGAGATCGGGGTCACCATCTCGGTTGGCCTCAGCCATAACAAGTTTCTGGCCAAGATCGCCTCTGATCTCGACAAGCCGCGTGGCTTTGCCATTATCGGGAAGGCCGAAACCCTGCCCTTTCTTGCCCCCAAACCGATCAGCATGATTTATGGCGTCGGCAAGGTTTTTACCGAAAAGCTGCGCCGGGACGGTTTTCTGACCATCGGGCAATTACAGCAACACCCGGCTGACGATCTGATTCGGCGCTATGGGGAAATCGGTGCCCGGCTGGGGCGACTGGCGCAGGGCGAGGACACCCGTCAGGTGCATTCCAATGACCCGATGAAGACGGTGAGCAGCGAAACCACATTTTTCACCGACATTGCCGATTTCGACAATTTGTCGACAAAACTGCTGGCCTTGTGCGAACGGCTGTCCGAAAGGCTGAAAGCGAAGAACCTGGTTGGGGACACAGTGACGCTGAAGCTGAAGACCGCCGATTTTCGCTTGCGCACCCGCTCGCGGCACCTGATGATCCCGTCACAATTGGTGCATACTCTGTATGATAATGGCGTGCAGTTGCTGGCACGGGAAATAGACGGCACAGCATTTCGCCTGATCGGCATCGGCGTTTCCGGCCTGGAGGCGGCCACAGGCGACGATCCGGTCGATTTGCTGGAACCCGTTATTGCCCGCAAGTCGGCAGCAGAGCGCGCCATGGACCGGTTGCGCAGTAAATTCGGCCGGGACGCGGTAATCCGGGGCAAGCTTTATCGCGGCCCTGGTGATGATGTTCCGGACATAAATGAAGAAAAAAAGGATTCGTCGTGA
- a CDS encoding response regulator: MAKTVMIVEDNELNMKLFHDLLESRGYATIQTRNGMEALELARAHHPDLILMDIQLPEVSGLVVTKWLKEDDELAPIPVIAVTAFAMKGDEERILQGGCEGYISKPISVPHFLETIESYIGPAS, translated from the coding sequence ATGGCTAAGACGGTAATGATCGTGGAAGATAATGAGCTGAACATGAAGCTCTTTCATGATCTGCTGGAATCAAGAGGATATGCAACCATCCAGACCCGCAATGGCATGGAAGCACTGGAGCTTGCCCGCGCGCATCACCCTGACCTGATTTTGATGGATATCCAGTTGCCTGAGGTTTCAGGCCTCGTGGTGACCAAATGGCTCAAGGAAGATGACGAACTCGCACCGATCCCGGTCATTGCTGTCACGGCCTTCGCCATGAAAGGTGATGAAGAGCGGATTCTGCAGGGCGGTTGTGAGGGCTATATTTCCAAGCCCATTTCGGTGCCTCACTTTTTGGAAACCATTGAAAGCTATATTGGTCCGGCGAGTTAA
- a CDS encoding RidA family protein has protein sequence MSAEAKLKDLGHELSKPAAPAANYVPVNRIGDMLYVSGQISADANGVIKGTLGKDVDVAAGQKAASYCAVTILSHIANSAGVPLDEIKRVVKLTVLVASTPEFNEQHLVANGASDLLVAVLGDKGRHARAAFGVASLPFGAAVEIEAIVEV, from the coding sequence GTGAGCGCTGAAGCAAAACTCAAAGATCTTGGCCATGAACTCTCAAAGCCCGCCGCACCGGCCGCCAATTATGTGCCGGTGAACCGGATTGGGGACATGCTTTATGTCTCAGGACAGATTTCAGCTGACGCGAATGGTGTGATCAAGGGCACTCTGGGCAAAGATGTGGACGTTGCAGCTGGCCAGAAAGCGGCGTCGTATTGCGCAGTCACCATCCTCTCGCATATCGCCAATAGCGCGGGCGTGCCGCTCGATGAGATCAAGCGTGTGGTCAAGCTGACGGTTCTCGTTGCTTCAACACCTGAGTTCAACGAACAGCACCTGGTGGCCAATGGCGCCTCGGATTTGCTGGTTGCGGTTTTGGGTGACAAGGGACGTCATGCCCGCGCCGCCTTTGGTGTTGCCTCCCTGCCCTTCGGCGCAGCGGTGGAAATCGAGGCGATTGTCGAGGTCTGA
- a CDS encoding DUF3572 family protein, producing MNDFQIESGESEALAEACLAYLISDPEELGRFMTHAGLDSGALRQAVGSKSFALGMFDYFAQNESALLAMCANSGISAERFMRAWHRLNPDY from the coding sequence ATGAACGATTTCCAGATTGAGTCCGGTGAAAGCGAAGCATTGGCGGAAGCTTGCCTTGCCTATCTCATCAGCGATCCGGAAGAACTGGGACGCTTCATGACCCATGCCGGACTGGATAGCGGCGCTTTGCGACAGGCGGTGGGCAGCAAAAGCTTCGCATTGGGCATGTTCGATTATTTTGCCCAGAATGAGTCGGCTCTTCTCGCCATGTGTGCCAATTCCGGGATCAGTGCCGAGCGGTTCATGCGCGCCTGGCACCGTCTCAATCCCGATTATTAG